A single genomic interval of Streptomyces graminofaciens harbors:
- the lepB gene encoding signal peptidase I, giving the protein MSGTTGRTDEGHGRLGSTLSGLAVALGCVLFLGGFGWGAVAYQPYTVPTNSMSPTITGGDRVLAERIDGDEIERGDVVVFRQESWGNTPMVKRVVAVGGDTVACCTEGKLTVNGKKIDEPYLPADQVVAEMTGIPEITVPKGRLFLLGDERSGSLDSTAHLTEAGNGTVPRTSVDARVDAVVWPMEGMLARPTGFEKLGSLSSPGPLRLITVALVAGMALVLGGGAYGPIAKRMGGRGRTRTEPVGAR; this is encoded by the coding sequence ATGAGCGGGACGACAGGTCGTACGGACGAGGGCCACGGACGGCTCGGCAGCACGCTGTCGGGGCTGGCCGTGGCCCTCGGCTGTGTGCTCTTCCTCGGCGGCTTCGGCTGGGGCGCGGTCGCCTACCAGCCCTACACCGTGCCGACCAACTCCATGTCGCCCACCATCACCGGCGGCGACCGTGTGCTGGCCGAGCGGATCGACGGCGACGAGATCGAGCGCGGGGACGTCGTGGTCTTCCGGCAGGAGAGCTGGGGCAACACCCCCATGGTCAAGCGGGTCGTGGCGGTCGGCGGCGACACGGTCGCCTGCTGTACCGAGGGCAAGCTGACCGTCAACGGCAAGAAGATCGACGAGCCGTATCTGCCCGCGGACCAGGTGGTCGCCGAGATGACGGGCATCCCGGAGATCACGGTCCCCAAGGGCCGGCTCTTCCTTCTCGGCGATGAGCGCAGTGGGTCCCTGGACTCCACGGCCCACCTCACGGAGGCCGGCAACGGCACGGTGCCGCGCACGTCCGTGGACGCCCGCGTGGACGCCGTCGTCTGGCCCATGGAGGGCATGCTCGCCCGCCCCACCGGCTTCGAGAAGCTCGGCTCGCTCTCCTCGCCCGGCCCGCTGCGGCTGATCACCGTCGCGCTGGTCGCCGGCATGGCGCTCGTCCTCGGCGGCGGAGCCTACGGCCCCATCGCCAAGCGGATGGGTGGACGCGGCCGCACGCGCACGGAGCCCGTCGGTGCCCGCTGA
- the lepB gene encoding signal peptidase I — MSPEGSVDPGSDSPDGADKAQTSADDGDQNQRPKKKQRSFWKELPILIGIALVLALLIKTFLVQAFSIPSESMQNTLQKGDRVLVDKLTPWFGSEPERGEVVVFHDPAKWLEGEPVIEPNALQRVLGWIGLMPSAEEKDLIKRVVGVAGDTVECDGTGPLKVNGKALEEESYVYAGNTPCTVDDGGQFKVKVPKGKIWVMGDHRQNSLDSRYHQNDKNKGMVPVSQVVGRAIVVAWPPTHWSTLPVPDTFDQNLTAAAPGALGLAGAVPLVLWRRRRLITADTTRVSGTGTAG; from the coding sequence GTGAGCCCCGAAGGTTCCGTGGACCCCGGGAGTGACTCCCCGGACGGGGCGGACAAGGCACAGACCTCGGCGGACGACGGCGACCAGAACCAGCGGCCCAAGAAGAAGCAGCGTTCCTTCTGGAAGGAACTGCCGATCCTCATCGGAATCGCGCTGGTCCTCGCGCTGCTGATCAAGACCTTCCTGGTGCAGGCGTTCTCGATCCCGTCGGAATCGATGCAGAACACCCTGCAGAAGGGCGACCGGGTCCTGGTCGACAAGCTCACCCCGTGGTTCGGCTCCGAGCCCGAGCGCGGCGAGGTCGTCGTCTTCCACGACCCCGCCAAGTGGCTGGAGGGTGAGCCCGTCATCGAGCCCAACGCTCTGCAGCGCGTTCTCGGCTGGATCGGCCTGATGCCCTCCGCCGAGGAGAAGGACCTCATCAAGCGCGTCGTGGGCGTCGCCGGCGACACGGTCGAGTGCGACGGCACGGGCCCGTTGAAGGTCAACGGCAAGGCGCTCGAAGAGGAGTCGTACGTCTACGCGGGCAACACTCCTTGCACGGTCGACGACGGCGGTCAGTTCAAGGTGAAGGTGCCCAAGGGCAAAATCTGGGTCATGGGCGACCACCGGCAGAACTCGCTGGACTCCCGCTACCACCAGAACGACAAGAACAAGGGCATGGTCCCCGTGAGCCAGGTCGTGGGCCGCGCCATCGTGGTCGCCTGGCCGCCCACCCACTGGTCCACGCTGCCGGTTCCCGACACCTTCGACCAGAACCTGACCGCCGCCGCCCCCGGCGCGCTCGGTCTCGCGGGCGCGGTGCCGCTGGTGCTGTGGCGTCGGCGCCGTCTGATCACCGCCGACACCACGAGGGTTTCTGGCACGGGTACCGCCGGGTAG
- the lepB gene encoding signal peptidase I: MGNRGKPRGAAPTTAADNLLPTGTRRSGGAARPSRVERRKLARKIKRRRQRSAVKEIPLLVGVAVLIALVLKTFLVQAFVIPSGSMEQTIQIGDRVLVDKLTPWFGSEPTRGDVVVFRDPGGWLEDEQTTPTAEDPIVVKQVKEGLQFIGLLPSDDEQDLIKRVVAVGGDTVKCCDAQGRVMVNGMPLDETAYIHPGNSPSDQEFEVTVPQGRLWVMGDHRANSADSRFHQTDKSKTAKFGGTVPGDAVVGRAVVIAWPVGHWGQLEEPDTFSAVPGASTTALGASHRVASADRNGLIPLPTPAELPLVMGVVGLHRMWRGRRYGVRSGCGGFGGRRTVRTRWFRRSAGAVRRGGFPGRGGHGEPRRFRGPRE, translated from the coding sequence ATGGGTAACCGTGGCAAGCCGCGCGGAGCCGCCCCCACCACCGCCGCGGACAACCTGCTGCCCACCGGCACCCGGCGCTCCGGCGGAGCCGCCCGGCCGAGCCGGGTCGAGCGGCGCAAGCTCGCCCGCAAGATCAAGCGGCGCAGGCAGCGCTCGGCGGTCAAGGAGATCCCGCTCCTGGTCGGTGTCGCCGTCCTCATAGCCCTGGTCCTGAAGACCTTCCTCGTCCAGGCGTTCGTGATCCCGTCGGGCTCCATGGAGCAGACGATCCAGATCGGCGACCGGGTCCTGGTCGACAAGCTCACCCCGTGGTTCGGCTCCGAGCCGACCCGTGGTGACGTCGTCGTCTTCAGGGACCCCGGCGGCTGGCTGGAGGACGAGCAGACGACGCCCACGGCGGAGGACCCCATCGTCGTCAAGCAGGTCAAGGAAGGCCTGCAGTTCATCGGCCTGCTCCCGTCGGACGACGAGCAGGACCTGATCAAGCGGGTCGTCGCGGTCGGCGGCGACACCGTCAAGTGCTGCGACGCCCAGGGCCGCGTCATGGTCAACGGCATGCCGCTGGACGAGACCGCCTACATCCATCCCGGCAACAGCCCCTCCGACCAGGAGTTCGAGGTGACCGTGCCGCAGGGCCGCCTCTGGGTCATGGGCGACCACCGGGCGAACTCCGCCGACTCACGCTTCCACCAGACCGACAAGTCCAAGACGGCCAAGTTCGGCGGCACGGTCCCCGGGGACGCCGTCGTCGGCCGGGCCGTGGTCATCGCCTGGCCCGTGGGCCACTGGGGGCAATTGGAAGAGCCGGACACGTTCTCGGCCGTGCCGGGCGCGTCGACCACCGCCCTCGGCGCTTCGCATAGGGTGGCCTCCGCGGATCGAAACGGTTTGATCCCTCTCCCGACCCCTGCGGAACTCCCGCTCGTTATGGGAGTGGTGGGCCTGCACCGGATGTGGCGTGGGCGGCGGTACGGAGTGAGGAGTGGATGTGGGGGATTTGGCGGTCGGCGCACGGTCCGGACACGGTGGTTCCGAAGATCGGCCGGAGCGGTCCGACGAGGCGGCTTCCCCGGCCGCGGAGGACACGGTGAGCCCCGAAGGTTCCGTGGACCCCGGGAGTGA
- the lepB gene encoding signal peptidase I: protein MDTEAQQYMERDRSSRPSAELSQETSDTGESEGRSRFVWAGQVADLVPGGRITLTVLICLLFLALFSNFVIQPFQIPSSSMQLTLRIGDRVLVNKLAYRFGAQPQRGDIVVFDGTGYFGNADYIKRVVGVGGDRVVCCDQEGRLEVNGRSVDESSFLYPGDSPSSVTFDVVVPEGRLFVLGDHRSDSSDSRDHLGSPGGGMIPVGEVIGRAEWIAWPADHWTRLSRPDAYTRVPAVGGAHG, encoded by the coding sequence ATGGACACCGAAGCACAGCAGTACATGGAGCGCGACCGTTCCTCCCGCCCTTCCGCCGAGCTCTCCCAGGAGACCTCGGACACAGGAGAGTCGGAGGGGCGGTCGCGTTTCGTGTGGGCGGGTCAGGTCGCCGACCTCGTCCCCGGCGGCCGTATCACCCTGACCGTGCTGATCTGCCTGCTTTTTCTGGCGCTCTTCAGCAACTTCGTGATCCAGCCGTTCCAGATTCCCAGCAGCTCGATGCAGCTCACATTGAGGATCGGGGACCGCGTTCTCGTAAATAAGTTGGCGTACCGTTTCGGTGCTCAGCCGCAGCGCGGTGACATCGTCGTGTTCGACGGCACCGGCTACTTCGGGAACGCCGACTACATCAAGCGCGTTGTCGGCGTGGGGGGAGACCGAGTGGTCTGTTGCGACCAGGAGGGGAGGCTTGAGGTGAACGGCCGGTCGGTCGACGAGTCGTCGTTTCTGTACCCGGGGGACAGCCCGTCGAGCGTCACTTTCGACGTGGTCGTCCCCGAGGGGCGCCTGTTCGTCCTCGGCGACCACCGCAGCGACTCCAGCGACTCCCGCGACCATCTGGGCTCGCCGGGCGGCGGCATGATCCCCGTCGGCGAGGTGATCGGCAGGGCTGAGTGGATCGCCTGGCCGGCGGACCATTGGACGAGACTCAGCCGCCCCGACGCCTATACGCGTGTGCCCGCCGTCGGCGGTGCCCATGGGTAA
- the rplS gene encoding 50S ribosomal protein L19, with amino-acid sequence MSHLLDSVDSASLRSDIPAFRPGDTVNVHVRVIEGNRSRVQQFKGVVIRRQGAGVRETFTVRKVSFSVGVERTFPVHTPIVEKIELVTRGDVRRAKLYYLRELRGKAAKIKEKRDN; translated from the coding sequence ATGTCTCACCTGCTCGACTCCGTCGACTCCGCGTCGCTGCGTAGCGACATCCCGGCCTTCCGCCCGGGTGACACCGTCAACGTCCACGTCCGCGTCATCGAGGGCAACCGCTCCCGTGTGCAGCAGTTCAAGGGCGTAGTCATCCGTCGCCAGGGCGCCGGTGTCCGCGAGACCTTCACGGTCCGCAAGGTCTCGTTCTCCGTCGGCGTCGAGCGCACCTTCCCGGTGCACACCCCGATCGTCGAGAAGATCGAGCTCGTCACCCGTGGTGACGTCCGTCGCGCCAAGCTGTACTACCTGCGCGAGCTGCGCGGCAAGGCGGCGAAGATCAAGGAGAAGCGCGACAACTGA
- the trmD gene encoding tRNA (guanosine(37)-N1)-methyltransferase TrmD, translating to MRLDVVTIFPEYLEPLNVSLVGKARARGRIDVHVHDLREWTYDRHNTVDDTPYGGGPGMVMKTDPWGDALDSVLADGYETGSRAPALIVPTPSGRPFTQELAVELSERPWLVFAPARYEGIDRRVIDEYATRMPVHEVSIGDYVLAGGEAAVLVVTEAVARLLPGVLGNAESHRDDSFAPGAMANLLEGPVYTKPPQWRGREIPDVLLSGHHGRIARWRRDEALRRTTANRPDLIERCDPKAFDKKDREMLSILGWAPDPAGEPYGRFWRRLEGVEE from the coding sequence ATGCGGCTCGACGTCGTCACGATCTTCCCCGAGTACCTCGAACCCCTGAACGTCTCCCTCGTCGGCAAGGCACGCGCGCGTGGCCGGATCGACGTCCATGTGCACGACCTGCGGGAATGGACGTACGACCGGCACAACACGGTCGACGACACCCCGTACGGCGGCGGCCCGGGCATGGTCATGAAGACCGACCCCTGGGGCGACGCGCTGGACTCCGTGCTGGCCGACGGCTACGAGACGGGTTCCCGGGCGCCCGCGCTGATCGTCCCCACCCCCAGCGGGCGCCCCTTCACCCAGGAACTCGCCGTCGAACTCTCCGAGCGCCCCTGGCTGGTCTTCGCCCCGGCGCGCTACGAGGGCATCGACCGCCGTGTCATCGACGAGTACGCCACCCGGATGCCCGTCCATGAGGTGTCCATCGGCGACTACGTCCTCGCCGGCGGCGAGGCAGCCGTCCTCGTCGTCACCGAGGCCGTGGCCCGGCTGCTGCCGGGCGTCCTCGGCAACGCCGAGTCTCACCGGGACGACTCCTTCGCGCCCGGAGCCATGGCCAACCTCCTGGAGGGGCCGGTGTACACCAAGCCGCCCCAGTGGCGTGGCCGTGAGATCCCGGACGTGTTGCTCAGCGGCCACCACGGCAGGATCGCCCGCTGGCGCCGCGACGAGGCCCTTCGGCGTACGACCGCCAACCGGCCCGATCTCATCGAGCGCTGCGACCCCAAGGCCTTCGACAAGAAGGACCGCGAGATGCTCTCCATCCTGGGCTGGGCACCGGACCCGGCCGGGGAGCCGTACGGCCGATTTTGGCGTCGGCTGGAGGGCGTGGAAGAATAG
- the rimM gene encoding ribosome maturation factor RimM (Essential for efficient processing of 16S rRNA) produces MQLVVARIGRAHGIKGEVTVEVRTDEPELRLAPGAVLFTDPASTGPLTIETGRVHSGRLLLRFEGVKDRTAAEALRNTLLIAEVDPEELPEEEDEYYDHQLIDLDVVTADGVEVGRITEISHLPSQDLFIVERPDGSEVMIPFVEEIVTEIDLEEQRAVITPPPGLIDDNAEIASSREEA; encoded by the coding sequence GTGCAGCTCGTAGTCGCACGGATCGGCCGCGCCCACGGCATCAAGGGCGAGGTCACCGTCGAGGTCCGCACCGACGAGCCGGAACTCCGGCTCGCCCCCGGCGCCGTCCTGTTCACGGACCCCGCCTCGACGGGCCCGCTCACCATCGAGACCGGCCGGGTCCACAGCGGCCGCCTCCTCCTGCGCTTCGAGGGCGTGAAGGACCGCACCGCCGCCGAGGCCCTCCGCAACACCCTCCTGATCGCCGAGGTCGACCCGGAGGAACTGCCGGAGGAGGAGGACGAGTACTACGACCACCAGCTCATCGACCTCGACGTCGTGACCGCGGACGGCGTGGAGGTGGGCCGGATCACCGAGATCTCGCATCTGCCCTCCCAGGACCTCTTCATCGTCGAGCGGCCCGACGGGAGCGAGGTGATGATCCCGTTCGTCGAGGAGATCGTCACCGAGATCGACCTGGAGGAGCAGCGTGCGGTCATCACCCCGCCGCCGGGGCTGATCGACGACAATGCCGAGATCGCCTCCTCGCGAGAAGAGGCGTGA
- a CDS encoding RNA-binding protein encodes MLEEALEHLVKGIVDNPDDVQVASRNLRRGRVLEVRVHPDDLGKVIGRNGRTARALRTVVGAIGGRGVRVDLVDVDHVR; translated from the coding sequence ATGCTCGAGGAGGCTCTCGAGCACCTCGTGAAGGGCATCGTCGACAACCCCGATGATGTGCAGGTCGCCTCGCGCAACCTGCGTCGCGGGCGCGTGCTGGAGGTCCGGGTCCACCCCGACGACCTCGGCAAGGTGATCGGCCGCAACGGCCGTACCGCCCGCGCCCTGCGCACCGTCGTGGGCGCCATCGGCGGCCGCGGTGTCCGTGTCGACCTCGTCGACGTGGATCACGTCCGCTGA
- the rpsP gene encoding 30S ribosomal protein S16 — protein sequence MAVKIKLKRLGKIRSPHYRIVIADSRTRRDGRAIEEIGKYHPTYNPSVIEVDADRVAYWLGVGAQPTEPVLAILKKTGDWQKFKGEPAPAPLLVAQPKSARPLFESLGGDDEGKGEAITQKKKTEKKDEAAAESESTEA from the coding sequence GTGGCAGTCAAGATCAAGCTGAAGCGTCTGGGCAAGATCCGTTCGCCTCACTACCGCATCGTCATCGCCGACTCCCGCACCCGTCGTGACGGCCGTGCGATCGAGGAGATCGGCAAGTACCACCCGACGTACAACCCCTCGGTCATCGAGGTCGACGCGGACCGTGTCGCGTACTGGCTGGGTGTCGGCGCGCAGCCGACCGAGCCCGTGCTCGCCATCCTGAAGAAGACCGGCGACTGGCAGAAGTTCAAGGGCGAGCCCGCCCCGGCTCCGCTGCTCGTCGCGCAGCCGAAGTCCGCGCGTCCGCTGTTCGAGTCTCTCGGCGGCGACGACGAGGGCAAGGGTGAGGCGATCACCCAGAAGAAGAAGACCGAGAAGAAGGACGAGGCTGCGGCTGAGTCCGAGTCGACCGAGGCCTGA
- a CDS encoding SAM-dependent methyltransferase, with translation MLVPLYEAVHQRLDVGTGTRLLGLGCGSGLALLMAASRGATVTGFDASSPSRTALARERLLPQAWGTRARAGARIVEGAPEDAACAPDAPKYNLVTAFEPVGCLAGDSEGLGELLAAAVPLAEHGSTVVLAGWGPPERCATSTVLRVAAKLADPLRGAGSWRPALRDDLEEVAQRAGLNPDGSGRVACPFGYANMDNAVRGLLSTGLFDAAIAATDQDQVDKELTEALHPYRRGDGTVWMPNVFRYLVARTP, from the coding sequence ATGCTGGTACCGCTCTACGAGGCCGTCCACCAGCGGCTCGACGTGGGCACCGGCACCCGGCTGCTGGGCCTCGGCTGCGGATCGGGGCTCGCACTGCTGATGGCGGCGTCGCGGGGCGCCACGGTCACCGGCTTCGACGCCTCGTCCCCGAGCAGGACGGCGCTCGCACGGGAACGTCTGCTGCCTCAGGCGTGGGGCACGCGCGCGCGTGCCGGCGCCCGGATCGTCGAGGGCGCCCCCGAGGACGCGGCCTGCGCGCCCGACGCCCCCAAGTACAACCTGGTGACCGCCTTCGAACCCGTCGGCTGTCTGGCCGGGGACTCCGAGGGCCTCGGTGAGCTGCTGGCCGCCGCGGTCCCGCTGGCCGAACACGGCTCCACGGTGGTCCTGGCCGGCTGGGGTCCACCGGAGCGCTGCGCCACCTCCACCGTGCTCCGGGTCGCCGCCAAGCTCGCCGATCCGCTGCGCGGTGCGGGCAGTTGGCGCCCGGCGCTCCGGGACGACCTGGAGGAGGTCGCCCAGCGGGCGGGCCTCAACCCCGACGGCTCCGGACGCGTGGCCTGCCCCTTCGGGTACGCCAACATGGACAACGCGGTACGCGGGCTCCTGTCGACCGGGCTGTTCGACGCGGCGATCGCGGCCACCGACCAGGACCAGGTGGACAAGGAGCTGACCGAGGCCCTGCACCCGTACCGGCGCGGCGACGGCACGGTGTGGATGCCGAACGTGTTCCGCTATCTGGTCGCGCGGACGCCCTGA